A DNA window from Sulfitobacter noctilucicola contains the following coding sequences:
- a CDS encoding putative DNA modification/repair radical SAM protein, whose amino-acid sequence MGKMNLQEKLALLSDAAKYDASCASSGTSKRSSADGKGLGSTEGSGICHAYAPDGRCISLLKILMTNFCIYDCAYCINRVSSNVERARFTVEEVVHLTTEFYRRNYIEGLFLSSGIIKSPDDTMADMVRIARTLRHEHNFRGYIHLKTIPDASPALIEEAGMLADRLSMNIELPTDAGIKTYAPEKNPDEIRRAMGNVRLRKEELKKPTHTGRKAPKFAPAGQSTQLIVGADGANDRTILQSSTRLYSSYKLKRVYYSAFSPIPDSTAKLPLIKPPLIREHRLYQADWLLRFYGFEAEEIAPDFGTGMLDLEVDPKLAWALANRHAFPVDVNRAPRDMLLRVPGFGTKSVGRILSARRNGALGYDDLRRIGASVRKAKPFIVARDWQPGSLTDAANLRARFAPPAEQLQLI is encoded by the coding sequence ATGGGTAAAATGAATCTCCAAGAAAAGCTGGCGTTGCTCAGTGATGCCGCAAAATACGACGCCTCCTGCGCATCCTCTGGCACATCCAAGCGAAGCAGCGCGGATGGCAAGGGGTTGGGCAGCACGGAAGGGTCGGGCATCTGTCATGCCTACGCGCCTGACGGGCGCTGTATCTCGCTGTTAAAAATCCTGATGACCAACTTTTGCATCTACGATTGCGCCTATTGCATCAACCGTGTGTCATCCAATGTAGAGCGCGCGCGGTTCACGGTGGAAGAAGTCGTTCACCTGACGACGGAGTTTTACCGCCGCAATTATATTGAGGGTCTGTTCCTGTCTTCGGGGATCATTAAATCGCCGGATGATACCATGGCCGATATGGTGCGCATTGCCCGTACCTTGCGGCATGAACATAACTTTCGCGGATACATCCACCTCAAAACAATTCCCGATGCGTCGCCTGCGCTGATTGAGGAAGCAGGCATGCTGGCGGACCGTTTGTCGATGAACATCGAACTGCCAACTGACGCGGGCATCAAGACCTATGCGCCAGAAAAAAACCCGGACGAGATCAGACGCGCGATGGGCAATGTGCGCCTGCGCAAGGAAGAACTGAAGAAGCCCACGCACACAGGCCGAAAGGCCCCGAAATTTGCGCCTGCCGGTCAATCCACGCAGTTAATCGTAGGTGCCGACGGCGCAAATGACCGCACAATTTTACAAAGCTCTACGCGGCTTTACTCGTCCTACAAGCTCAAGCGGGTGTATTATTCCGCGTTTTCGCCCATCCCCGACAGCACCGCGAAACTGCCGCTTATCAAGCCGCCGTTGATCCGTGAGCACCGCCTTTATCAGGCGGATTGGCTACTGCGGTTCTACGGATTTGAAGCAGAAGAGATCGCACCTGATTTCGGCACTGGGATGCTTGATCTGGAAGTTGATCCAAAACTCGCTTGGGCTTTGGCAAACCGCCACGCTTTTCCGGTTGATGTAAACCGTGCCCCACGCGACATGCTGCTGCGTGTACCGGGGTTCGGGACGAAATCCGTGGGCCGTATCCTGTCCGCGCGTAGGAACGGCGCTTTGGGATATGACGATCTGCGGCGCATCGGGGCATCGGTTCGCAAGGCGAAACCCTTCATCGTGGCGCGTGACTGGCAGCCCGGATCGCTTACTGATGCGGCGAACCTGCGCGCGCGATTTGCGCCGCCTGCGGAACAGCTACAGCTCATCTGA
- a CDS encoding CreA family protein, producing MNIFPKHLGAALTFCFLTPSFAVSDTVGNVDVDWLGNDIVIEAVQDPEVEGVTCHLAYFERGLIDRLQKGNWFEDPSNSSISCRQTGPISVGDIDRSDEGENVFSERRSIIFKTLRVKRIFDEANNTLIYISHARDVQNGSAKMSMSTVPLYSAAD from the coding sequence ATGAATATTTTTCCAAAGCACCTTGGTGCCGCTTTAACCTTTTGCTTTCTCACACCATCTTTCGCTGTGTCGGACACGGTCGGCAACGTCGATGTGGACTGGCTTGGCAATGACATTGTGATCGAAGCGGTGCAGGACCCGGAAGTGGAGGGCGTGACTTGCCATCTGGCCTATTTCGAACGGGGTCTGATTGATCGCTTGCAAAAGGGCAATTGGTTTGAAGATCCGTCGAATTCGTCAATCTCTTGCCGGCAGACCGGTCCAATTTCGGTTGGCGACATTGACCGGAGCGACGAGGGAGAAAACGTATTCAGCGAAAGACGTTCGATCATTTTCAAAACCCTGCGGGTTAAGCGAATATTCGATGAGGCCAACAATACGCTGATCTACATCAGCCATGCGCGGGATGTGCAGAACGGATCAGCCAAAATGTCGATGTCCACGGTTCCGCTCTACTCTGCTGCTGACTGA
- a CDS encoding lytic murein transglycosylase — MNLTRRTTLLGLGAFGLAACGGTGGALGPRSNAASGGLPADLRPIPNAAYDRWVAAFRSRAAAQGISNATLDAGFRGAGFLPGVVKRDRNQTEFSRTLEDYLAIAASDERVSKGRAAFARHRSTLAAVEARYGVAAEVVTAVWGLESFYGERRGNVPVVSATSTLAFDGRRGAFFEKQLIAALKILQSGDISASGLKGSWAGAMGHTQFIPTSYQAFAVDFNGDGRRDIWSDDPADSLASTAAYLSRNGWTRGRKWGGEVGNGAPQGRTIQPQPGGPRFSVTSNFNVIKRYNNSDSYAIGVGHLSDRIAGGGPIRASFPPDKYGLTKDDRVRLQERLTARGFDTGGTDGVVGPNSRAAISAYQSSIGQSPTGDPSQALLRSLG; from the coding sequence ATGAACCTCACACGAAGAACGACCCTTCTCGGGCTGGGCGCTTTCGGTCTTGCCGCCTGTGGTGGCACCGGTGGTGCACTGGGCCCGCGCTCGAACGCAGCAAGCGGAGGCTTGCCCGCCGATCTACGGCCTATCCCTAATGCGGCGTATGATCGATGGGTTGCAGCATTCCGAAGCAGGGCGGCCGCGCAAGGCATTTCAAATGCCACACTGGACGCCGGATTTCGCGGTGCAGGGTTCCTGCCCGGCGTCGTCAAACGCGACCGCAACCAGACCGAGTTTTCCCGCACGCTCGAAGATTACCTCGCCATCGCGGCCTCGGATGAACGCGTATCAAAGGGGCGCGCTGCATTCGCACGGCACCGCAGCACCCTTGCCGCGGTCGAGGCGCGATATGGTGTTGCCGCTGAGGTTGTTACAGCCGTTTGGGGGTTAGAGAGCTTTTATGGCGAGCGGCGCGGAAATGTGCCTGTCGTTTCCGCGACCTCAACGCTGGCCTTTGATGGGCGGCGCGGTGCCTTCTTCGAAAAACAACTGATCGCGGCGCTCAAGATTTTGCAGTCCGGTGATATTTCTGCTTCCGGCCTTAAAGGATCGTGGGCGGGCGCTATGGGTCATACCCAGTTCATCCCGACCTCTTACCAAGCCTTTGCGGTTGATTTTAACGGGGACGGGCGCCGTGACATCTGGTCTGACGATCCCGCAGACTCGCTGGCCTCAACAGCGGCCTATCTGTCACGGAACGGTTGGACGCGCGGTCGGAAATGGGGCGGCGAAGTCGGCAACGGCGCGCCACAGGGCCGCACGATCCAGCCCCAACCGGGCGGGCCGCGCTTCTCCGTCACGTCGAATTTCAACGTGATCAAACGCTATAACAACTCGGACAGCTACGCGATTGGCGTGGGCCACCTGTCTGACCGCATCGCCGGCGGGGGCCCGATCCGCGCCAGCTTTCCGCCTGACAAATACGGGCTGACCAAGGATGACCGCGTCCGCTTGCAAGAGCGCCTTACGGCGCGGGGTTTCGACACAGGCGGTACAGATGGCGTTGTCGGTCCAAACAGCCGTGCGGCAATCAGCGCATATCAGTCAAGCATTGGCCAGTCGCCCACCGGCGATCCGTCACAGGCGTTGTTGCGGTCACTTGGTTAA